A single genomic interval of Gossypium raimondii isolate GPD5lz chromosome 11, ASM2569854v1, whole genome shotgun sequence harbors:
- the LOC105803252 gene encoding probable indole-3-pyruvate monooxygenase YUCCA8, producing MENLFRLADQDQGFFQRKWTLVNGPVIVGAGPSGLATAACLREQGVPFVVLERAECIASLWQKRTYDRLKLHLPKQFCQLPKMPFPEDFPEYPTKRQFIEYLESYAKHFDINPKFNECVQSARYDETSGFWRVKTVVTSGSNRTEFEYICRWLVVATGENAERVVPDIEGLAEFGGEIIHACDYKSGEKFQGKKVLVVGGGNSGMEVSLDLCNHNASPSMVVRSSVHVLPREIFGKSTYELAFFMLKWLPIWLVDKLMLILTWLVLGNVEKYGLKRPSIGPLELKNTQGKTPVLDIGALEKIKSGDINVVPGIKRFSRGEVELLNGEKLDIDSVILATGYRSNVPSWLQEGEFFSKNGLPKAPFPNGWKGNGGLYAVGFTRRGLSGASSDAMSIAKDIGMVWKQETKQHKKRTIACHRRCISQF from the exons ATGGAGAATTTGTTTCGCCTTGCTGATCAAGATCAAGGTTTCTTTCAACGTAAATGGACTTTGGTCAATGGTCCGGTCATAGTTGGTGCCGGACCATCGGGGTTAGCCACTGCTGCTTGTTTAAGAGAACAAGGGGTGCCCTTTGTGGTGCTCGAAAGGGCTGAATGCATTGCATCTTTGTGGCAAAAACGCACCTATGATAGGCTAAAGCTTCATCTTCCTAAACAATTTTGCCAACTCCCTAAAATGCCTTTCCCTGAGGATTTCCCTGAGTACCCAACAAAGAGACAGTTCATTGAGTACCTTGAGTCGTATGCTAAGCATTTTGATATCAACCCGAAGTTCAATGAATGCGTGCAGTCAGCTAGGTATGATGAGACCAGTGGTTTCTGGAGGGTCAAGACCGTCGTCACGAGTGGCTCCAACAGGACCGAGTTTGAGTACATTTGCCGCTGGCTTGTGGTGGCCACTGGTGAAAATGCCGAGCGTGTGGTGCCTGATATCGAAGGATTGGCTGAGTTCGGCGGTGAAATTATCCATGCTTGTGATTACAAGTCTGGGGAAAAATTCCAGGGTAAGAAAGTACTAGTCGTCGGCGGTGGCAACTCCGGCATGGAAGTTTCTCTTGATCTTTGCAACCACAATGCTTCACCTTCAATGGTGGTTCGCAGCTCG GTCCATGTCTTGCCAAGAGAAATTTTTGGGAAATCAACGTATGAATTAGCGTTTTTTATGTTGAAATGGCTACCCATTTGGCTCGTTGACAAGCTGATGTTGATTTTAACCTGGTTGGTGCTGGGGAACGTGGAGAAATATGGACTGAAAAGGCCATCAATTGGTCCATTAGAACTAAAGAACACTCAAGGGAAAACCCCTGTATTGGACATCGGCGCATTGGAGAAAATTAAATCAGGTGACATCAATGTCGTCCCTGGAATCAAACGTTTCTCTCGTGGAGAAGTCGAGCTCCTTAACGGCGAAAAGCTCGATATCGATTCGGTCATTCTCGCCACCGGATACCGCAGCAATGTTCCTTCTTGGCTTCAG GAAGGTGAATTCTTCTCCAAAAATGGGCTCCCAAAGGCTCCATTCCCAAATGGATGGAAAGGCAACGGTGGATTGTATGCAGTTGGGTTCACAAGGAGAGGGCTCTCTGGTGCTTCATCAGATGCCATGAGTATTGCTAAGGACATTGGCATGGTTTGGAAACAGGAAACTAAACAACATAAAAAGAGAACCATTGCTTGCCATAGACGATGCATTTCACagttttaa